In a genomic window of Phragmites australis chromosome 14, lpPhrAust1.1, whole genome shotgun sequence:
- the LOC133891107 gene encoding uncharacterized protein LOC133891107 isoform X3 yields MLVLMNWHDEDAAQFRTEPKDESKLKAETNSCTVTDETSTMIQGAETPNDDKREPLDTHELPNSTLDVSGSTTSTDSVSLSCSNNDLEILVTSSSVASTESRTLPHDHAPASADFGAETAESKERFRQRLWCFLFENLNRAVDELYLLCELECDMEQINESILVLEEAISDFQELKSRAEHFDSTKKSPGVPKEGMPMTVKADHRRPHALSWEVRRLTSSPHRQEILSSSLEAFQRIQLDLACKQAGITAERFTSSSSGEVLCSSSKLTTASATVGNISLKVESQVKLSDTREKKIAGEKQSRDTFKSCKSHPQSMPSYSANSRRGALEPISETEKTTFKKDKELPENKFDTLKSTDVKKSMIHLEKEKQNTAPWKSMDAWKEKRNWEDILKSPMRISRASHSPGVGRKVTDRARVLHDKLMSPEKKKRSALDMKREVDEKHARALRIRSQLESERVQRLQRTSEKLNRVNEWQAVRSSKLREVMNARHQRGESRHEAYLAQVAKRAGDESIKVSEVRFITSLNEENKKFLLRQKLHDSEMRRAEKLQVIKTKQKEDTAREEAVLERRKFLEAEKMQRLAEIQRKKEEAIVRREEERKASSAAREAKAAEQQRRKEIRAKAQQEEAELLAQKLAEKLRESEQRRKYYLEQIRERASMDFRDQPSPFQRRFPSKDSQNRSNSANSGEDSHITGNSSAADSTVKSSNNAQTKRRIKKIRQRLMALKHEFIEPPIGENTGITHRAALGAAKAKLSRWLQELQRLRQARKEGAASIGLIVGDIAKYLEGKDLELHASRQVGLLDFIASALPASHTSRPGACQVTVYLLRLLRVLLSLPANRIYFLVQNLLPPIIPMLSASLENYIKVAASNSGSSNLLSSKTSTENTESIGEVLDGFLWTVAVIVGHVHLDDEQLQMQGGLIELIVAYQIIHRLRDLFALYDRPQVEGSPLPSSILFGLNLLAVLTSKPGNFSTIDWESCKCRTLVGNLVQEYEYLSSHDSVGNQLMALDMSGDAKLPSFFSELAEENKSSERHELNIPGDIKLVDEAGSDLLALSAGLNNSPVQSSGLGVTTELHSEIPSQEDENSTVDRFLEGREVNNVCSFSNDSPGKGNETNLKQPVVLVLSAMAETGLVSLPSLLTAVLLQANNRSSSEQTSAILPSNFEEVATGVLKVLNNMACLDITLLQCMLARSDLKMEFFHLISFLLSHCMNKWRVPNNQVGVLLLESLLLLGYFSLFHAGNQAVLRWGKSPTILHKVCDLPFVFFSDPELMPILAAALIAVCYGCDQNRSVVQQEISTDMLSSLLKSCRTSALAPSDSLAVDGSGTNNSSDNSQGDIPIRSSRKSGRPVVGKGVSGGIRFNRNKVQKDGRGTRATDDGPLKQRAGEASSTFMLHRKIPASFLDRAEEFFCSGT; encoded by the exons ATGTTGGTATTGATGAATTG GCATGATGAAGATGCTGCACAATTCAGAACTGAACCAAAAGATGAAAGTAAGCTCAAAGCAGAGACGAATTCTTGTACAGTAACTGATGAGACATCTACTATGATTCAAGGAGCGGAAACACCCAATGATGATAAGAGAGAGCCGTTGGATACACATGAACTACCAAACAGTACTTTGGATGTTAGTGGTTCAACAACCTCAACTGACTCTGTTTCCTTATCCTGCTCAAATAATGATCTTGAAATTCTGGTTACATCTTCATCTGTTGCTTCCACAGAAAGCAGAACGTTACCTCATGACCATGCACCAGCTTCTGCAGATTTTGGAGCTGAAACTGCTGAGAGCAAAGAAAGATTCAGGCAGAGGCTATGGTGTTTTCTTTTCGAGAATCTGAATAGGGCTGTAGATGAACTTTACCTCCTCTGTGAACTAGAATGTGACATGGAGCAAAttaatgaatccatacttgttcTTGAAGAAGCTATATCTGATTTTCAAGAACTGAAATCCAGGGCAGAGCATTTTGATAGCACCAAAAAATCTCCTGGTGTACCAAAGGAGGGGATGCCAATGACTGTGAAAGCTGACCATCGGAGACCTCATGCCTTGTCTTGGGAG GTCAGACGGTTGACAAGTTCACCACACAGGCAAGAAATACTGTCTTCATCTTTAGAGGCCTTCCAGAGAATCCAATTGGATTTGGCATGCAAGCAAGCTGGTATAACAGCAGAGAGATTCACATCCAGCTCTTCTGGAGAAGTTTTATGTAGCTCGTCAAAGCTAACTACAGCATCAGCAACTGTTGGGAATATAAGTTTGAAAGTGGAGAGTCAAGTGAAACTTTCTGATACTAGAGAGAAAAAGATTGCTGGAGAGAAGCAAAGCAGGGATACGTTTAAGTCATGTAAATCACATCCACAAAGTATGCCATCATATTCTGCAAATAGTAGAAGAGGGGCACTAGAACCAATCTCAGAAACAGAGAAAACAACCTTTAAGAAGGACAAGGAATTGCcagaaaataaatttgatacgCTCAAGTCAACAGATGTTAAAAAGAGTATGATTCATcttgaaaaggagaagcaaaatACAGCACCTTGGAAGTCAATGGATGCctggaaggagaaaagaaacTGGGAAGATATATTGAAATCTCCTATGCGGATTTCTCGTGCTTCTCATTCTCCTGGTGTCGGCAGAAAAGTTACAGATCGGGCTCGCGTTCTACATGACAAATTGATGTctcctgaaaagaaaaaaagaagtgctTTGGATATGAAAAGAGAAGTGGACGAAAAGCATGCACGAGCGCTGCGAATTAGGAGTCAACTAGAAAGTGAGAGGGTTCAGAGGCTACAACGTACCTCCGAAAAGTTAAATCGTGTCAATGAGTGGCAGGCCGTGCGTAGCTCAAAACTGCGAGAAGTAATGAATGCACGCCATCAACGTGGTGAATCTCGTCATGAAGCATATCTTGCTCAGGTTGCCAAAAGAGCTGGTGATGAGAGTATTAAAGTCAGTGAGGTGCGTTTTATTACATCACTaaatgaagaaaataagaaattCTTGCTGAGGCAGAAGCTTCATGATTCTGAAATGCGGAGAGCTGAAAAGCTACAGGTGATCAAAACAAAGCAAAAGGAGGACACTGCAAGGGAAGAAGCTGTTTTAGAACGAAGAAAATTCCTTGAAGCTGAGAAGATGCAGCGCCTTGCTGAAATACAGCGCAAGAAAGAAGAAGCTATTGtcagaagagaagaggagcGCAAAGCATCTAGTGCTGCACGAGAAGCGAAGGCTGCAGAACAGCAACGCAGAAAAGAAATAAGAGCAAAAGCTCAGCAAGAGGAAGCTGAACTTTTAGCCCAAAAATTAGCAGAAAAGCTCCGTGAAAGTGAGCAGCGCCGGAAGTATTACCTAGAACAAATACGTGAGCGAGCTTCAATGGATTTTAGGGATCAGCCTTCACCTTTTCAACGTCGTTTTCCAAGTAAAGATAGCCAAAACCGTTCTAATTCTGCCAATAGTGGTGAAGATTCACATATAACAGGCAATTCCAGTGCTGCAGACTCTACGGTTAAATCATCTAATAATGCACAGACAAAACGAAGGATTAAAAAGATTCGCCAGAGATTAATGGCTCTAAAGCATGAATTTATTGAACCACCCATAGGTGAGAATACAGGAATTACACACAGGGCTGCTCTAGGAGCTGCCAAAGCTAAGTTAAGTAGATGGCTTCAAGAGCTGCAGAGACTTCGTCAAGCTAGAAAAGAAGGTGCTGCCAGTATTGGTTTGATTGTTGGTGACATAGCAAAG TATTTAGAAGGAAAGGATCTCGAGCTACATGCATCTAGACAAGTCGGTTTGCTTGATTTCATTGCATCCGCCTTACCTGCCTCACACACTTCAAGGCCTGGAGCTTGTCAAGTCACTGTCTACCTTTTGCGCCTGTTGAGAGTGCTGCTCTCACTTCCAGCTAATCGAATTTATTTTCTAGTGCAAAATCTTTTACCTCCCATTATTCCCATGCTATCAGCATCATTGGAGAATTACATTAAGGTGGCAGCATCCAACTCCGGAAGTTCAAATCTTCTGTCTAGTAAAACTTCAACTGAGAACACAGAATCAATAGGTGAAGTGTTAGATGGCTTTTTATGGACTGTGGCCGTGATTGTTGGCCATGTACACCTCGATGATGAACAACTTCAAATGCAGGGAGGTTTGATAGAACTGATTGTAGCTTATCAAATAATTCATCGTCTACGAGATCTTTTTGCCCTTTATGATAGGCCCCAGGTGGAAGGATCCCCACTCCCATCATCTATACTCTTTGGTCTCAACCTTTTGGCTGTCTTAACATCTAAACCTGGAAATTTCTCTACTATTGATTGGGAGTCCTGCAAATGCAGGACTCTAGTTGGCAATCTAGTTCAAGAATATGAATATCTTAGTTCACACGATAGTGTGGGAAACCAGTTGATGGCACTTGACATGTCTGGAGACGCCAAATTGCCATCCTTCTTTAGTGAACTGGCTGAAGAAAACAAATCCTCTGAACGTCATGAGTTGAACATTCCAGGGGACATAAAATTGGTTGATGAAGCTGGAAGTGACTTGTTAGCCCTCTCTGCTGGCCTGAATAACTCACCAGTGCAATCTTCTGGTCTGGGAGTTACTACTGAGCTGCATTCGGAAATTCCTAGCCAGGAAGATGAAAATAGCACAGTGGACAGATTTCTTGAAGGAAGAGAGGTGAATAATGTGTGTTCATTTTCTAATGATAGTCCTGGAAAAGGCAATGAGACAAACCTAAAACAGCCTGTAGTGCTTGTACTTTCTGCAATGGCTGAGACTGGCCTTGTTAGTCTACCTTCACTTTTGACAGCTGTGTTGCTCCAGGCAAACAACAGGTCGTCGTCAGAACAG ACTTCAGCAATTCTTCCATCAAATTTTGAAGAAGTAGCCACTGGTGTATTGAAAGTTTTGAACAATATGGCATGTTTGGATATAACCCTTCTCCAGTGCATGCTG GCGAGATCAGATCTAAAGATGGAGTTCTTCCATTTAATCAGCTTCCTTCTGAGTCATTGCATGAATAAATGGAGAGTACCAAACAATCAG GTTGGTGTACTGCTTCTAGAATCTCTGCTACTTCTTGGCTACTTTTCTTTGTTCCATGCTGGGAACCAAGCTGTTCTTCGGTGGGGAAAGAGTCCTACCATACTTCACAAg GTGTGCGACctgccttttgttttcttcagcGACCCCGAGTTGATGCCGATTTTGGCTGCTGCTCTTATCGCTGTTTGTTATGGTTGCGATCAGAACAGAAGTGTCGTACAGCAAGAAATAAGCACGGATATGCTTAGTTCTTTGCTCAAGTCCTGCCGAACGTCAGCATTGGCTCCTTCAGATTCCCTTGCTGTAGATGGTTCTGGAACAAACAATTCCAGTGACAACTCACAAGGTGACATCCCAATAAGGTCAAGCCGCAAAAGTGGACGCCCAGTTGTTGGGAAGGGTGTTTCAGGGGGCATCAGATTCAACAGAAATAAAGTTCAGAAGgatggcagaggaacaagagcCACTGATGATGGGCCTCTGAAACAAAGAGCTGGAGAAGCTTCATCTACCttcatgttgcatagaaaaATCCCAGCTTCTTTCTTAGACAGAGCAGAGGAGTTCTTCTGTAGTGGGACATGA
- the LOC133891107 gene encoding uncharacterized protein LOC133891107 isoform X1, translating into MENDHGDVGDLGSGWLEVKKKHRSSSKFTLQRSSGGSSHKIPNLSSQSRTDYNNDSSRWRGRLQSPPLIIKANVGIDELVSRETTNVHAEECIDVDASGLKSSLNASASEYVVEIPEELLLAKETSEPPKTNQVDHVDPSAPHESSTSSGGLAKCADFSDHVKYPPKSESVGVLSNTSVKFGDFDEVLSLSLPSDAYRDNSSSKNYRHDEDAAQFRTEPKDESKLKAETNSCTVTDETSTMIQGAETPNDDKREPLDTHELPNSTLDVSGSTTSTDSVSLSCSNNDLEILVTSSSVASTESRTLPHDHAPASADFGAETAESKERFRQRLWCFLFENLNRAVDELYLLCELECDMEQINESILVLEEAISDFQELKSRAEHFDSTKKSPGVPKEGMPMTVKADHRRPHALSWEVRRLTSSPHRQEILSSSLEAFQRIQLDLACKQAGITAERFTSSSSGEVLCSSSKLTTASATVGNISLKVESQVKLSDTREKKIAGEKQSRDTFKSCKSHPQSMPSYSANSRRGALEPISETEKTTFKKDKELPENKFDTLKSTDVKKSMIHLEKEKQNTAPWKSMDAWKEKRNWEDILKSPMRISRASHSPGVGRKVTDRARVLHDKLMSPEKKKRSALDMKREVDEKHARALRIRSQLESERVQRLQRTSEKLNRVNEWQAVRSSKLREVMNARHQRGESRHEAYLAQVAKRAGDESIKVSEVRFITSLNEENKKFLLRQKLHDSEMRRAEKLQVIKTKQKEDTAREEAVLERRKFLEAEKMQRLAEIQRKKEEAIVRREEERKASSAAREAKAAEQQRRKEIRAKAQQEEAELLAQKLAEKLRESEQRRKYYLEQIRERASMDFRDQPSPFQRRFPSKDSQNRSNSANSGEDSHITGNSSAADSTVKSSNNAQTKRRIKKIRQRLMALKHEFIEPPIGENTGITHRAALGAAKAKLSRWLQELQRLRQARKEGAASIGLIVGDIAKYLEGKDLELHASRQVGLLDFIASALPASHTSRPGACQVTVYLLRLLRVLLSLPANRIYFLVQNLLPPIIPMLSASLENYIKVAASNSGSSNLLSSKTSTENTESIGEVLDGFLWTVAVIVGHVHLDDEQLQMQGGLIELIVAYQIIHRLRDLFALYDRPQVEGSPLPSSILFGLNLLAVLTSKPGNFSTIDWESCKCRTLVGNLVQEYEYLSSHDSVGNQLMALDMSGDAKLPSFFSELAEENKSSERHELNIPGDIKLVDEAGSDLLALSAGLNNSPVQSSGLGVTTELHSEIPSQEDENSTVDRFLEGREVNNVCSFSNDSPGKGNETNLKQPVVLVLSAMAETGLVSLPSLLTAVLLQANNRSSSEQTSAILPSNFEEVATGVLKVLNNMACLDITLLQCMLARSDLKMEFFHLISFLLSHCMNKWRVPNNQVGVLLLESLLLLGYFSLFHAGNQAVLRWGKSPTILHKVCDLPFVFFSDPELMPILAAALIAVCYGCDQNRSVVQQEISTDMLSSLLKSCRTSALAPSDSLAVDGSGTNNSSDNSQGDIPIRSSRKSGRPVVGKGVSGGIRFNRNKVQKDGRGTRATDDGPLKQRAGEASSTFMLHRKIPASFLDRAEEFFCSGT; encoded by the exons ATGGAAAATGATCATGGAGATGTGGGGGATCTGGGATCAGGGTGGCTTGAAGTGAAAAAG AAACATCGATCCAGCTCAAAATTCACATTGCAGAGGTCTTCAGGAGGTTCCAGCCATAAAATTCCAAACTTGTCGTCGCAGTCTCGGACTGACTATAACAATGACAGTTCAAGGTGGCGTGGCAGGCTGCAATCCCCACCTCTGATCATAAAGGCTAATGTTGGTATTGATGAATTGGTTAGTAGAGAAACAACTAATGTTCATGCTGAGGAATGCATTGATGTAGATGCTAGTGGCCTCAAAAGTAGCTTAAATGCTTCAGCCTCAGAGTATGTAGTAGAAATACCTGAAGAACTGCTCTTGGCTAAAGAAACAAGTGAACCTCCCAAAACCAATCAGGTTGATCATGTAGATCCTTCAGCGCCTCATGAATCCTCCACCAGTTCAGGCGGTCTTGCAAAATGTGCAGATTTTTCTGATCATGTTAAATATCCTCCAAAATCAGAGTCAGTAGGTGTTTTGTCTAACACTTCTGTCAAGTTTGGAGACTTCGATGAAGTCCTAAGTCTATCATTACCCTCAGATGCATACAGAGATAATAGTTCTTCTAAAAACTACAGGCATGATGAAGATGCTGCACAATTCAGAACTGAACCAAAAGATGAAAGTAAGCTCAAAGCAGAGACGAATTCTTGTACAGTAACTGATGAGACATCTACTATGATTCAAGGAGCGGAAACACCCAATGATGATAAGAGAGAGCCGTTGGATACACATGAACTACCAAACAGTACTTTGGATGTTAGTGGTTCAACAACCTCAACTGACTCTGTTTCCTTATCCTGCTCAAATAATGATCTTGAAATTCTGGTTACATCTTCATCTGTTGCTTCCACAGAAAGCAGAACGTTACCTCATGACCATGCACCAGCTTCTGCAGATTTTGGAGCTGAAACTGCTGAGAGCAAAGAAAGATTCAGGCAGAGGCTATGGTGTTTTCTTTTCGAGAATCTGAATAGGGCTGTAGATGAACTTTACCTCCTCTGTGAACTAGAATGTGACATGGAGCAAAttaatgaatccatacttgttcTTGAAGAAGCTATATCTGATTTTCAAGAACTGAAATCCAGGGCAGAGCATTTTGATAGCACCAAAAAATCTCCTGGTGTACCAAAGGAGGGGATGCCAATGACTGTGAAAGCTGACCATCGGAGACCTCATGCCTTGTCTTGGGAG GTCAGACGGTTGACAAGTTCACCACACAGGCAAGAAATACTGTCTTCATCTTTAGAGGCCTTCCAGAGAATCCAATTGGATTTGGCATGCAAGCAAGCTGGTATAACAGCAGAGAGATTCACATCCAGCTCTTCTGGAGAAGTTTTATGTAGCTCGTCAAAGCTAACTACAGCATCAGCAACTGTTGGGAATATAAGTTTGAAAGTGGAGAGTCAAGTGAAACTTTCTGATACTAGAGAGAAAAAGATTGCTGGAGAGAAGCAAAGCAGGGATACGTTTAAGTCATGTAAATCACATCCACAAAGTATGCCATCATATTCTGCAAATAGTAGAAGAGGGGCACTAGAACCAATCTCAGAAACAGAGAAAACAACCTTTAAGAAGGACAAGGAATTGCcagaaaataaatttgatacgCTCAAGTCAACAGATGTTAAAAAGAGTATGATTCATcttgaaaaggagaagcaaaatACAGCACCTTGGAAGTCAATGGATGCctggaaggagaaaagaaacTGGGAAGATATATTGAAATCTCCTATGCGGATTTCTCGTGCTTCTCATTCTCCTGGTGTCGGCAGAAAAGTTACAGATCGGGCTCGCGTTCTACATGACAAATTGATGTctcctgaaaagaaaaaaagaagtgctTTGGATATGAAAAGAGAAGTGGACGAAAAGCATGCACGAGCGCTGCGAATTAGGAGTCAACTAGAAAGTGAGAGGGTTCAGAGGCTACAACGTACCTCCGAAAAGTTAAATCGTGTCAATGAGTGGCAGGCCGTGCGTAGCTCAAAACTGCGAGAAGTAATGAATGCACGCCATCAACGTGGTGAATCTCGTCATGAAGCATATCTTGCTCAGGTTGCCAAAAGAGCTGGTGATGAGAGTATTAAAGTCAGTGAGGTGCGTTTTATTACATCACTaaatgaagaaaataagaaattCTTGCTGAGGCAGAAGCTTCATGATTCTGAAATGCGGAGAGCTGAAAAGCTACAGGTGATCAAAACAAAGCAAAAGGAGGACACTGCAAGGGAAGAAGCTGTTTTAGAACGAAGAAAATTCCTTGAAGCTGAGAAGATGCAGCGCCTTGCTGAAATACAGCGCAAGAAAGAAGAAGCTATTGtcagaagagaagaggagcGCAAAGCATCTAGTGCTGCACGAGAAGCGAAGGCTGCAGAACAGCAACGCAGAAAAGAAATAAGAGCAAAAGCTCAGCAAGAGGAAGCTGAACTTTTAGCCCAAAAATTAGCAGAAAAGCTCCGTGAAAGTGAGCAGCGCCGGAAGTATTACCTAGAACAAATACGTGAGCGAGCTTCAATGGATTTTAGGGATCAGCCTTCACCTTTTCAACGTCGTTTTCCAAGTAAAGATAGCCAAAACCGTTCTAATTCTGCCAATAGTGGTGAAGATTCACATATAACAGGCAATTCCAGTGCTGCAGACTCTACGGTTAAATCATCTAATAATGCACAGACAAAACGAAGGATTAAAAAGATTCGCCAGAGATTAATGGCTCTAAAGCATGAATTTATTGAACCACCCATAGGTGAGAATACAGGAATTACACACAGGGCTGCTCTAGGAGCTGCCAAAGCTAAGTTAAGTAGATGGCTTCAAGAGCTGCAGAGACTTCGTCAAGCTAGAAAAGAAGGTGCTGCCAGTATTGGTTTGATTGTTGGTGACATAGCAAAG TATTTAGAAGGAAAGGATCTCGAGCTACATGCATCTAGACAAGTCGGTTTGCTTGATTTCATTGCATCCGCCTTACCTGCCTCACACACTTCAAGGCCTGGAGCTTGTCAAGTCACTGTCTACCTTTTGCGCCTGTTGAGAGTGCTGCTCTCACTTCCAGCTAATCGAATTTATTTTCTAGTGCAAAATCTTTTACCTCCCATTATTCCCATGCTATCAGCATCATTGGAGAATTACATTAAGGTGGCAGCATCCAACTCCGGAAGTTCAAATCTTCTGTCTAGTAAAACTTCAACTGAGAACACAGAATCAATAGGTGAAGTGTTAGATGGCTTTTTATGGACTGTGGCCGTGATTGTTGGCCATGTACACCTCGATGATGAACAACTTCAAATGCAGGGAGGTTTGATAGAACTGATTGTAGCTTATCAAATAATTCATCGTCTACGAGATCTTTTTGCCCTTTATGATAGGCCCCAGGTGGAAGGATCCCCACTCCCATCATCTATACTCTTTGGTCTCAACCTTTTGGCTGTCTTAACATCTAAACCTGGAAATTTCTCTACTATTGATTGGGAGTCCTGCAAATGCAGGACTCTAGTTGGCAATCTAGTTCAAGAATATGAATATCTTAGTTCACACGATAGTGTGGGAAACCAGTTGATGGCACTTGACATGTCTGGAGACGCCAAATTGCCATCCTTCTTTAGTGAACTGGCTGAAGAAAACAAATCCTCTGAACGTCATGAGTTGAACATTCCAGGGGACATAAAATTGGTTGATGAAGCTGGAAGTGACTTGTTAGCCCTCTCTGCTGGCCTGAATAACTCACCAGTGCAATCTTCTGGTCTGGGAGTTACTACTGAGCTGCATTCGGAAATTCCTAGCCAGGAAGATGAAAATAGCACAGTGGACAGATTTCTTGAAGGAAGAGAGGTGAATAATGTGTGTTCATTTTCTAATGATAGTCCTGGAAAAGGCAATGAGACAAACCTAAAACAGCCTGTAGTGCTTGTACTTTCTGCAATGGCTGAGACTGGCCTTGTTAGTCTACCTTCACTTTTGACAGCTGTGTTGCTCCAGGCAAACAACAGGTCGTCGTCAGAACAG ACTTCAGCAATTCTTCCATCAAATTTTGAAGAAGTAGCCACTGGTGTATTGAAAGTTTTGAACAATATGGCATGTTTGGATATAACCCTTCTCCAGTGCATGCTG GCGAGATCAGATCTAAAGATGGAGTTCTTCCATTTAATCAGCTTCCTTCTGAGTCATTGCATGAATAAATGGAGAGTACCAAACAATCAG GTTGGTGTACTGCTTCTAGAATCTCTGCTACTTCTTGGCTACTTTTCTTTGTTCCATGCTGGGAACCAAGCTGTTCTTCGGTGGGGAAAGAGTCCTACCATACTTCACAAg GTGTGCGACctgccttttgttttcttcagcGACCCCGAGTTGATGCCGATTTTGGCTGCTGCTCTTATCGCTGTTTGTTATGGTTGCGATCAGAACAGAAGTGTCGTACAGCAAGAAATAAGCACGGATATGCTTAGTTCTTTGCTCAAGTCCTGCCGAACGTCAGCATTGGCTCCTTCAGATTCCCTTGCTGTAGATGGTTCTGGAACAAACAATTCCAGTGACAACTCACAAGGTGACATCCCAATAAGGTCAAGCCGCAAAAGTGGACGCCCAGTTGTTGGGAAGGGTGTTTCAGGGGGCATCAGATTCAACAGAAATAAAGTTCAGAAGgatggcagaggaacaagagcCACTGATGATGGGCCTCTGAAACAAAGAGCTGGAGAAGCTTCATCTACCttcatgttgcatagaaaaATCCCAGCTTCTTTCTTAGACAGAGCAGAGGAGTTCTTCTGTAGTGGGACATGA